From Stenotrophomonas nitritireducens, the proteins below share one genomic window:
- the murL gene encoding UDP-N-acetyl-alpha-D-muramoyl-L-alanyl-L-glutamate epimerase — protein MTAFDKDQVSRFRFVRCDFAADTGVAQLVYAFDDGPEMTETVTVPGAPFQLDGDRAAAVQRALQLLHLIAGVSYYKAAVPAQVSIDSYAIDAATAALVETVYFNGLGEFAYRNGLNLRDRFKLPVTESLSPRERGWGEGASAPNLNLTHHALVAIGGGKDSLVSIEALRNAGVAETVTWIGGSQLIRACAERTGLPTLNIGRTLAPELFELNRQGAWNGHIPVTAVNSAIMVLAAVVQGMDQVVFSNERSASYGSQIAGTGEVNHQWSKGWAFEKAFGEYVQQYIAADLNYYSLLRPLSELAVARQFAKTDFYDAHFSSCNRNFHILGERPVNRWCGVCPKCHFVFLALAPFMPKMRLVRIFGRNLLDDSEQAGGYDALLEFQDHKPFECVGEGKESRAAVATLASRPEWKEDVLVKRFATLIQPTLSADELQIEPLLVIDGEHRIPAALWERLRANFAA, from the coding sequence ATGACAGCTTTTGATAAAGACCAGGTTTCCCGCTTCCGCTTCGTCCGCTGCGATTTCGCCGCGGACACCGGCGTTGCGCAGCTGGTATACGCCTTCGACGACGGCCCGGAGATGACCGAGACCGTCACCGTGCCGGGTGCACCGTTCCAGCTGGACGGCGACCGCGCCGCAGCGGTGCAACGCGCGCTGCAGCTGCTGCATCTGATTGCAGGTGTGAGCTACTACAAGGCAGCGGTGCCGGCGCAGGTGAGCATCGACAGCTACGCCATCGACGCGGCTACCGCCGCGCTGGTGGAAACGGTGTACTTCAACGGCCTGGGCGAGTTCGCCTACCGCAACGGCCTGAACCTGCGCGACAGGTTCAAGCTGCCGGTGACTGAGTCCCTCTCCCCCCGGGAGAGGGGTTGGGGTGAGGGTGCTTCTGCGCCCAATCTCAACCTGACCCACCACGCCCTCGTAGCCATCGGCGGCGGCAAGGACTCGCTGGTCAGCATCGAAGCCCTGCGCAATGCCGGCGTGGCCGAAACCGTCACCTGGATCGGCGGCTCGCAGCTGATCCGTGCCTGTGCCGAGCGCACCGGCCTGCCCACGCTCAACATCGGCCGCACGTTAGCGCCGGAACTGTTCGAGCTCAACCGCCAGGGCGCGTGGAACGGCCATATCCCGGTCACCGCGGTGAACTCGGCGATCATGGTGCTGGCAGCGGTGGTGCAGGGCATGGACCAGGTGGTGTTCTCCAACGAACGCTCGGCCAGCTATGGCAGCCAGATCGCCGGCACCGGCGAGGTCAACCACCAGTGGTCCAAGGGCTGGGCGTTCGAGAAGGCGTTCGGCGAATACGTGCAGCAGTACATCGCCGCCGACCTGAACTACTACTCGCTGCTGCGCCCCTTGTCGGAGTTGGCGGTGGCCCGCCAGTTCGCCAAGACCGATTTCTACGACGCGCATTTTTCCAGCTGCAACCGCAACTTCCACATCCTCGGCGAGCGCCCGGTGAACCGCTGGTGCGGCGTCTGCCCGAAGTGCCACTTCGTGTTCCTGGCGCTGGCACCGTTCATGCCGAAGATGCGTCTGGTGCGCATCTTTGGCCGCAACCTGCTGGACGACAGCGAGCAGGCCGGTGGCTACGACGCGTTGCTGGAGTTCCAGGACCACAAACCGTTCGAATGCGTGGGCGAGGGCAAGGAGTCGCGTGCGGCGGTGGCCACCTTGGCATCGCGCCCGGAATGGAAGGAAGACGTGCTGGTCAAGCGCTTCGCCACCCTGATCCAGCCGACCCTGTCGGCCGATGAACTGCAGATCGAACCGCTGCTGGTCATCGACGGTGAACACCGCATCCCGGCAGCACTGTGGGAGCGTCTGCGTGCGAATTTCGCAGCTTGA
- the murD gene encoding UDP-N-acetylmuramoyl-L-alanine--D-glutamate ligase has product MRISQLEGKRVALWGWGREGRAAFQVLQARLPTLALTLFCPAAEADAARAESAGVLQVETDVSGEALARFDVVIKSPGISPYKAEAQYALGQGTQFIGGTSLWFSEHADASGALPNTVCVTGTKGKSTTTSLLAHLLRAAGHSTGLIGNIGLPLLEVLDPQPAPEYWAVELSSYQTGEVARSGVRPDVAIVLNIFPEHLDWHGSEQRYIDDKLSLVTGGHPRVAVLNAADEHLRVLQLPHSQIIWFNQPEGWHMVGEVVHRGTQPVFDTSNTPLPGRHNRGNLCAVLAALEALGLDAVALAPAVQSFRPLPNRLQLLGERDGLQWVNDSISTTPHASLAALDCFAGQRIALLVGGHDRGLEWHDFAEHMRVGAPVEIVTMGANGPRINALLAPLAEAGGFGLHAATDLPHAVELARAALGEQGGVVLLSPGAPSFGAYKDYVSRGRHFAELAGFDPDSISAIPGLGVG; this is encoded by the coding sequence GTGCGAATTTCGCAGCTTGAAGGCAAGCGCGTCGCGCTGTGGGGCTGGGGCCGTGAGGGCCGTGCCGCGTTCCAGGTATTGCAGGCGCGGCTGCCAACACTCGCGCTGACTCTGTTCTGTCCGGCTGCCGAAGCGGACGCAGCACGCGCCGAAAGCGCGGGCGTCTTGCAGGTGGAAACCGATGTAAGCGGCGAGGCGCTGGCGCGCTTCGACGTGGTGATCAAGTCGCCCGGCATCAGTCCTTACAAGGCCGAGGCGCAGTACGCGTTGGGGCAGGGCACGCAGTTCATAGGCGGTACCTCGCTGTGGTTCAGCGAGCACGCCGATGCGAGCGGTGCGCTGCCCAATACGGTCTGTGTGACCGGTACCAAGGGCAAGAGCACCACCACCTCGTTGCTGGCGCACCTGCTGCGTGCTGCCGGCCATAGCACCGGCCTGATCGGCAATATCGGCCTGCCGCTGCTTGAGGTGCTGGACCCGCAGCCGGCGCCGGAATACTGGGCAGTTGAACTGTCCAGCTACCAGACCGGCGAAGTGGCGCGCAGTGGCGTGCGTCCGGACGTGGCCATCGTTCTGAACATCTTCCCGGAGCATCTGGACTGGCACGGCAGTGAGCAGCGCTACATCGACGACAAGCTGTCGTTGGTGACCGGCGGGCATCCGCGCGTTGCCGTGCTCAATGCGGCCGACGAGCACCTGCGCGTACTGCAGCTACCGCACAGCCAGATCATCTGGTTCAACCAGCCCGAAGGCTGGCATATGGTGGGCGAAGTCGTGCATCGCGGCACGCAGCCGGTATTCGATACCTCGAACACGCCGCTGCCGGGCCGGCATAACCGCGGCAACCTGTGCGCTGTACTGGCCGCGCTGGAAGCGCTGGGGCTGGATGCGGTTGCGCTGGCGCCGGCTGTGCAGAGTTTCCGGCCTTTGCCGAACAGGTTGCAGTTGCTCGGTGAGCGCGATGGTCTGCAGTGGGTCAATGACTCGATCAGCACCACGCCGCATGCCTCGCTTGCCGCGCTGGATTGTTTTGCTGGCCAGCGCATTGCGCTGTTGGTGGGCGGGCACGACCGTGGCCTGGAATGGCACGATTTTGCCGAGCACATGCGCGTTGGCGCGCCGGTCGAGATCGTGACCATGGGCGCTAACGGGCCACGTATCAATGCGCTGCTCGCGCCCTTGGCCGAGGCCGGTGGATTTGGCCTGCACGCTGCGACTGATCTGCCGCACGCAGTGGAGTTGGCGCGTGCAGCGTTGGGCGAGCAGGGTGGGGTAGTGCTGCTGTCACCCGGCGCGCCCAGCTTTGGTGCCTACAAGGACTATGTGTCGCGCGGACGGCACTTCGCCGAGCTGGCTGGGTTTGATCCGGACAGCATCAGCGCGATTCCGGGGTTGGGGGTTGGTTGA
- a CDS encoding dienelactone hydrolase family protein — translation MRAARKMQLAVLALCVTASIPAFAKMQHRPVEWQLRGTTYSGVLVYDDEGDARRPGVVMVPNWRGVNDSAVAKAEQIAGDDYVVLVADVYGKNVRPKDNDASAAASKPLREDRALLRSRAAAALDALKAQAGKAPLDANHIAAVGFCFGGTTVLEMARAGMPLAGVVSLHGGLSTPAPAAAGSGKVPMLVLNGAADRGVTAEDIANFGTEMDVAKADWQFVNFSGAVHCFAESDANSPPGCLYDPRAAKRAWRMMDNFLEERLGD, via the coding sequence ATGCGCGCAGCACGGAAAATGCAGTTGGCGGTATTGGCCTTGTGTGTCACCGCATCCATCCCAGCGTTCGCGAAAATGCAGCACCGCCCGGTCGAATGGCAGCTGCGGGGAACCACCTATAGCGGCGTGCTGGTTTACGACGATGAAGGCGATGCCCGCCGCCCCGGTGTGGTGATGGTGCCCAATTGGCGCGGGGTCAACGACTCGGCGGTGGCCAAGGCCGAGCAGATTGCCGGCGACGACTATGTCGTGCTGGTCGCCGATGTCTACGGCAAGAACGTGCGGCCCAAGGACAACGATGCCTCCGCAGCAGCCTCCAAGCCGTTGCGCGAGGATCGCGCTTTGTTGCGCAGCCGTGCGGCGGCGGCACTGGATGCCTTGAAGGCACAGGCAGGCAAGGCCCCCTTGGATGCAAACCATATTGCCGCCGTGGGCTTCTGCTTCGGCGGCACCACCGTGCTGGAGATGGCCCGCGCCGGCATGCCGCTGGCCGGGGTAGTGAGCCTGCATGGCGGGCTGTCCACGCCTGCGCCGGCCGCGGCAGGTAGCGGCAAGGTGCCGATGCTGGTGCTCAATGGCGCGGCGGATCGTGGCGTTACCGCCGAGGACATTGCCAACTTCGGTACGGAAATGGATGTGGCCAAGGCCGATTGGCAGTTCGTCAATTTCAGCGGCGCCGTGCATTGCTTCGCCGAATCCGACGCCAACAGCCCGCCGGGCTGCCTCTACGACCCGCGCGCAGCAAAACGCGCGTGGAGGATGATGGACAACTTCCTCGAAGAACGCTTGGGCGACTAA
- a CDS encoding polyprenyl synthetase family protein, with translation MSIAEHIRPALGLPAIQTLAAADMAAVDALIRRRLSSDVVLINQIADHIVSAGGKRLRPMLVMLAGHAVGGAGPEHHQLAAIIEFIHTSTLLHDDVVDESDLRRGRSTANALWGNAPSVLVGDFLYSRSFQLMVELERMAVMQILADTTNRIAEGEVLQLLHVHNPDTDEAAYLRVIERKTAVLFAAGTRLGALASGADEAVQQQLYDYGMHLGYAFQIADDVLDYSANADELGKNLGDDLAEGKATLPLIHAMAHSDEAVRQRLREIVQDGDASAMPEVLAAIHATGGLEYSRKRAVEYANAAELALDGLPETEAIAALRGLARYAIERSH, from the coding sequence ATGAGCATCGCTGAACATATCCGCCCCGCGCTGGGCCTGCCTGCCATCCAGACCCTCGCCGCAGCGGACATGGCTGCCGTAGATGCCCTGATCCGTCGCCGCCTGTCCTCGGACGTGGTACTGATCAACCAGATCGCCGACCACATCGTCTCCGCTGGCGGCAAACGCCTGCGGCCGATGCTGGTGATGCTGGCCGGCCATGCGGTCGGCGGTGCCGGCCCAGAACACCACCAGCTGGCCGCGATCATCGAGTTCATCCACACCTCCACCCTGCTGCACGACGACGTGGTGGACGAATCGGACCTGCGCCGTGGCCGTAGCACCGCCAACGCCCTGTGGGGTAATGCCCCCAGCGTGCTGGTCGGTGACTTCCTGTACTCGCGCAGCTTCCAGCTGATGGTGGAACTGGAGCGTATGGCGGTGATGCAGATCCTGGCCGACACCACCAACCGCATCGCCGAAGGCGAGGTGCTGCAGCTGCTGCACGTGCATAACCCCGACACCGACGAGGCGGCCTACCTGCGCGTGATCGAGCGCAAGACCGCGGTGCTGTTCGCCGCCGGCACCCGCCTTGGCGCGCTGGCCAGCGGTGCCGACGAAGCCGTGCAGCAGCAGCTCTACGACTACGGCATGCACCTGGGTTACGCCTTCCAGATTGCCGACGACGTGCTGGACTATTCGGCCAATGCCGACGAGCTGGGCAAGAACCTGGGCGACGATCTGGCCGAAGGCAAGGCTACCTTGCCGCTGATCCATGCCATGGCGCATTCGGATGAAGCGGTTCGCCAGCGCCTGCGCGAGATCGTGCAGGACGGCGATGCCAGCGCAATGCCGGAAGTGCTGGCCGCCATCCATGCCACCGGCGGCCTGGAATACAGCCGCAAGCGCGCCGTGGAATATGCCAACGCCGCCGAACTGGCCCTGGATGGCCTGCCGGAAACCGAGGCGATTGCCGCCCTGCGTGGCCTGGCCCGTTACGCCATCGAGCGGAGTCACTGA
- a CDS encoding alpha-glucosidase encodes MSKTPWWRGAVIYQIYPRSYLDTNGDGVGDLPGIIERLDYVASLGVDAIWVSPFFKSPMADFGYDIADYRDVDPLFGNLADFDRLLAKAHALGLKVMIDQVFSHTSVEHAWFKESRESRDNPKADWYVWADARADGSPPNNWLSIFGGVAWQWEPRRRQYFLHNFLASQPDLDFHNPAVQQATLDYVKFWLDRGVDGFRLDSINFCFHDAQLRDNPPKPESERVGRGFSPDNPYAFQYHYYNNTRPENIGFLERLRGLLDQYPEAVTLGEISSEDSLATTAEYTAPGRLHMGYSFELLVDDYSAAYIRGTVERLEAAMGEAWPCWAVSNHDVQRAVTRWGGHPAQPSLAKMLAALVCSLRGSVCIYQGEELGLGEADVPFEALQDPYGITFWPNFKGRDGCRTPMPWTDGALAGFTTGKPWLPIPAEHQALSVQAQEVDADSVLHAFRGFMRWRKAHPALVGGSIRFLDSAEPVLLFERQAGDETLLLAFNLSGDTVRHGLPAGEWRALDVPGPVAGAVESGELVLPGHAVYCARRS; translated from the coding sequence ATGTCCAAGACTCCGTGGTGGCGCGGTGCCGTCATCTACCAGATTTACCCGCGCAGCTACCTGGACACCAATGGCGACGGCGTCGGCGACCTGCCGGGCATCATCGAGCGCCTGGACTATGTGGCCTCGCTGGGCGTGGACGCGATCTGGGTGTCGCCGTTCTTCAAGTCGCCGATGGCCGACTTTGGTTACGACATTGCCGACTACCGCGATGTGGACCCCTTGTTCGGCAACCTGGCCGACTTCGATCGCTTGCTGGCGAAAGCGCATGCGCTGGGCCTGAAGGTGATGATCGACCAGGTGTTCAGCCATACCTCGGTAGAGCATGCCTGGTTCAAGGAAAGCCGCGAGAGCCGCGACAATCCCAAGGCCGACTGGTACGTGTGGGCCGATGCGCGTGCTGATGGCAGCCCGCCGAACAACTGGCTGTCGATCTTTGGCGGTGTGGCCTGGCAATGGGAGCCGCGTCGCCGGCAGTACTTCCTGCACAACTTCCTGGCCTCGCAGCCGGACCTGGATTTCCATAATCCGGCCGTGCAGCAGGCAACGCTGGACTATGTGAAGTTCTGGCTGGATCGCGGCGTGGATGGCTTCCGTCTGGATTCGATCAACTTCTGCTTCCACGACGCGCAGCTGCGCGACAACCCGCCCAAGCCGGAAAGCGAGCGCGTGGGCCGTGGTTTCAGCCCGGACAATCCGTACGCCTTCCAGTACCACTATTACAACAACACCCGGCCCGAGAACATTGGCTTCCTCGAGCGCCTGCGTGGCTTGCTGGATCAGTACCCGGAAGCGGTAACGCTGGGCGAAATCTCATCGGAGGATTCGCTGGCCACCACCGCCGAGTACACCGCGCCGGGCCGGCTGCACATGGGCTACAGCTTCGAGCTGCTGGTGGACGATTACAGCGCGGCTTATATCCGTGGCACGGTCGAGCGGCTGGAAGCGGCGATGGGCGAGGCCTGGCCGTGCTGGGCGGTGTCCAATCACGACGTGCAGCGTGCGGTGACCCGTTGGGGCGGGCATCCGGCCCAGCCGTCGCTGGCCAAGATGCTGGCTGCACTGGTGTGCTCGCTGCGCGGTTCGGTGTGCATCTATCAGGGTGAAGAGCTGGGTCTGGGTGAAGCGGATGTGCCGTTTGAGGCGCTGCAGGATCCCTACGGCATCACCTTCTGGCCGAACTTCAAGGGGCGCGATGGGTGTCGCACGCCGATGCCGTGGACCGATGGGGCGCTGGCGGGTTTCACCACCGGCAAGCCATGGCTGCCGATTCCGGCCGAGCATCAGGCGCTGTCGGTGCAGGCGCAGGAAGTGGATGCTGATTCGGTGTTGCACGCGTTCCGCGGCTTCATGCGCTGGCGCAAGGCGCATCCGGCGTTGGTGGGCGGTTCCATTCGTTTCCTGGACAGCGCCGAGCCGGTGTTGTTGTTCGAACGTCAGGCCGGGGATGAAACCTTGCTGTTGGCCTTCAACCTGTCGGGTGACACCGTGCGGCATGGTTTGCCAGCCGGTGAATGGCGGGCGCTGGACGTGCCGGGCCCGGTGGCGGGGGCGGTGGAGTCTGGCGAATTGGTATTGCCTGGGCACGCGGTGTATTGCGCGCGTCGCAGCTGA
- a CDS encoding TonB-dependent receptor codes for MLNTKRNLLSVALASAITLGATAAHAQSVDDETTAKAKAQATDLDTVTVTGIRRGIESAISVKRDSTSIVEAISAEDIGKLPDVSIAESIARLPGLAAQRVAGRAQVISVRGLSPDFATTLLNGREMVSTGDNRSVEFDQYPSELISGVTVYKTPDAGLVGQGLSGTLDLQTVRPLSYNERVIAVSGRYQKNSLGEAAGEDPYGNRLNFSYVDKFADNTIGLAVGISHSEMSKQENQVGLYEPWQAVGDNWRPGVAEGTYYSDGIKALRRTGHSKRDGVMATLQFRPNNSWTSTLDTFYTKAKEYDTANQMEIHLGDFNGTNDPNKIRLDVTDVVVNGNGSFVSGVAHNVYPLVRGMYNNREDTIKAVGWNNEFTFGEVRVVADVSWSKAERDELNLENNLQLLPAPMLDSVKLNFAGGSFPQFTPGFDYSDYSKLYLTNTIYGSGYGKTPHVDDELKGFKLAATFPVPEGFTWFSDFDVGVNYADRSKNKTQAEGNINLGAQGITSIGADLQYKPVNLGFAGAGYIPAWNVPAAVGRYMLFNPTTTESYLIPKQWTVDEKITTTFLRANISTQIGSIPVRGNVGIQAQYADQSSHSNYWDSSQGVGNEVVPINEGEKYLDFLPSLNLAFELPAENTLRFALARQVARPRVDELRASMEFGMDTAQGKPGASGGNPHLRPWVANAVDLSWEKYFGNKAYVAAAVFYKDLKSYIYTEKRDGYDFTDQVAEWLKVDTNEAQLQAPAQMTGYYTAPFNGTGGSLRGAELTASLPLDLFSDALRGFGVVASASFNDSDIKIKPDPGTTSSVGSDPIMLPGLSKRVYNFTAYYENSGFEVRLNQRKRSDFIGEIGNFNGARTLRYVKGENVLDAQVGYSFADGTALSGLSLFLQASNLTNSKYETYAGTKDRPLETVEWGRTYQVGVNYKF; via the coding sequence ATGTTGAACACCAAGCGCAACCTGCTGAGCGTGGCACTGGCTTCGGCCATCACGCTGGGCGCTACCGCCGCACACGCACAGAGCGTGGACGACGAAACCACCGCAAAAGCAAAGGCCCAGGCCACCGACCTGGATACCGTCACCGTTACCGGCATCCGCCGCGGCATCGAGAGCGCCATTTCGGTCAAGCGCGACTCGACCTCGATCGTGGAAGCCATCTCGGCCGAAGACATCGGCAAGTTGCCCGACGTCAGCATCGCCGAATCCATCGCCCGCCTGCCCGGCCTGGCTGCCCAGCGCGTCGCTGGCCGCGCCCAGGTGATCAGCGTGCGCGGCCTGTCCCCCGACTTCGCCACCACCCTGCTCAACGGCCGCGAAATGGTCAGCACCGGCGACAACCGCTCGGTGGAGTTCGACCAGTACCCGTCCGAACTGATCAGCGGCGTCACCGTGTACAAGACCCCCGACGCCGGGCTGGTTGGCCAGGGCCTGTCCGGCACGCTGGACCTGCAGACCGTGCGCCCGCTCAGCTACAACGAGCGCGTCATCGCCGTCAGCGGCCGCTACCAGAAGAACTCGCTGGGCGAAGCCGCCGGCGAAGACCCGTACGGCAACCGCCTCAATTTCAGCTACGTCGACAAGTTCGCCGACAACACCATCGGCCTGGCCGTGGGCATTTCCCACTCGGAGATGTCCAAGCAGGAAAACCAGGTCGGCCTGTACGAGCCATGGCAGGCAGTCGGTGACAACTGGCGCCCCGGCGTGGCGGAAGGCACCTATTACTCCGACGGCATCAAGGCCCTGCGCCGCACCGGCCATTCCAAGCGCGACGGCGTGATGGCAACGCTGCAGTTCCGGCCCAACAACAGCTGGACCAGCACGCTGGACACCTTCTACACCAAGGCCAAGGAATACGACACCGCCAACCAGATGGAAATCCATCTGGGCGATTTCAACGGCACCAACGATCCGAACAAGATCCGTCTGGACGTCACCGACGTGGTGGTCAACGGCAATGGCAGCTTCGTCAGCGGCGTGGCACACAACGTGTATCCGCTGGTGCGCGGCATGTACAACAACCGCGAGGACACCATCAAGGCGGTTGGCTGGAACAACGAATTCACCTTCGGCGAAGTGCGCGTGGTGGCCGACGTCAGCTGGTCCAAGGCCGAACGTGACGAGCTGAACCTGGAAAACAACCTGCAGCTGCTGCCGGCGCCGATGCTGGATTCGGTCAAGCTGAATTTCGCAGGCGGCAGCTTCCCGCAGTTCACGCCCGGCTTTGATTATTCGGACTACAGCAAGCTCTACCTGACCAACACGATTTACGGTTCGGGTTACGGCAAGACCCCGCATGTTGATGATGAGCTGAAGGGCTTCAAGCTGGCGGCCACCTTCCCGGTACCGGAAGGCTTCACCTGGTTCTCCGACTTCGACGTTGGCGTCAACTACGCCGACCGCAGCAAGAACAAGACCCAGGCCGAAGGCAACATCAACCTCGGTGCCCAGGGCATCACCAGCATCGGTGCCGACCTGCAGTACAAGCCGGTCAACCTGGGCTTTGCCGGCGCGGGCTACATCCCCGCCTGGAACGTACCGGCAGCGGTTGGCCGCTACATGCTGTTCAACCCGACCACCACCGAAAGCTACCTGATTCCGAAGCAGTGGACGGTGGATGAGAAGATCACCACCACCTTCCTGCGCGCCAACATCAGCACCCAGATCGGCTCGATCCCGGTGCGCGGCAACGTCGGCATCCAAGCCCAGTACGCCGACCAGTCCTCGCACTCCAACTACTGGGACAGCTCGCAGGGCGTGGGCAATGAAGTCGTTCCGATCAATGAGGGCGAGAAGTACCTGGACTTCCTGCCCAGCCTGAACCTGGCATTCGAGCTGCCGGCCGAGAACACCCTGCGTTTTGCCCTGGCCCGCCAGGTTGCGCGCCCGCGCGTGGATGAACTGCGCGCCTCGATGGAATTCGGTATGGACACCGCGCAGGGCAAGCCCGGCGCCAGCGGCGGTAATCCGCATCTGCGCCCCTGGGTTGCCAACGCCGTCGACCTGTCCTGGGAAAAGTACTTCGGCAACAAGGCCTATGTGGCTGCTGCCGTGTTCTACAAGGACCTGAAGAGCTACATCTACACCGAGAAGCGTGACGGCTACGATTTCACCGACCAGGTGGCGGAGTGGCTGAAGGTTGACACCAATGAAGCCCAACTGCAGGCGCCTGCGCAGATGACCGGCTACTACACCGCACCGTTCAACGGCACCGGTGGCAGCCTGCGCGGCGCCGAGTTGACCGCATCGCTGCCGCTGGATCTGTTCTCCGATGCCCTGCGCGGCTTCGGCGTGGTGGCCAGCGCCAGCTTCAACGACAGCGACATCAAGATCAAGCCGGATCCGGGCACCACCTCCAGCGTTGGCAGCGATCCGATCATGCTGCCGGGCCTGTCCAAGCGCGTTTACAACTTCACCGCCTACTACGAGAACAGCGGCTTTGAAGTGCGTTTGAACCAGCGCAAGCGTTCGGACTTCATCGGTGAGATCGGCAACTTCAACGGCGCCCGCACCCTGCGTTATGTGAAGGGCGAGAACGTGCTGGATGCGCAGGTGGGCTACAGCTTCGCCGACGGCACCGCGCTCAGCGGCCTGAGCCTGTTCCTGCAGGCCAGTAACCTGACCAACTCCAAGTACGAAACCTATGCCGGCACCAAGGACCGTCCGCTGGAAACCGTGGAATGGGGCCGCACCTACCAGGTGGGTGTGAACTACAAGTTCTGA